One Aegilops tauschii subsp. strangulata cultivar AL8/78 chromosome 7, Aet v6.0, whole genome shotgun sequence genomic window carries:
- the LOC141026635 gene encoding uncharacterized protein: MWVKLNGLFTDNKLWRRVFLQQEFFDCHQDEQSIDEYCRRLKTLADELRDVGAKVDDDLLLSTLTTGLNEDFGNAASNLTLMPEPSFPKFVAYLRLEERRMKGVKKRVQHHALAAGTSRGAPPPAAPPAPRQQLPPPAPPGYFPLPPAAPAPPAAPSSQVAGAAATAAGAAASSNRRRGGGQPSVDVRHQSMDWRRPRVLDAGPSGSRSGHPWASSGEPPGPLRHAEHRSYSGYGAAPPPAPAYGAAPAYGAAAAPAFGAAPAPAYGAAPAPAYGGFYPPQVPPLWDPTLLAALHSAPSPSSYNGGGDWYMDSGTTAHMTAHLGNLTSATLIHTPTRITVVTNLVSVRRLARENPITVEFDDIGFSVKDARTRMLLHSDVWTSPVASNTGYLYYLVILDDFTHYVWTFPLRRKSDALATLTTFYSYVTTQFGRPILALQTDNGKEFDNVAVHNLLASHGTIFCLTCPYTSQQNGSTERVIRTLNDCVRTLLFHSYVPPRF; encoded by the exons ATGTGGGTCAAACTGAACGGCCTCTTTACCGACAACAAGCTTTGGCGCCGCGTTTTTTTACAGCAGGAATTTTTTGACTGTCACCAGGATGAACAGTCCATTGATGAATACTGCCGCCGCCTGAAGACATTGGCAGATGAGCTCCGCGACGTTGGCGCCAAGGTTGATGACGACCTCCTCCTCAGCACGCTCACCACCGGCCTCAACGAGGACTTCGGCAACGCCGCCTCCAACCTCACCTTGATGCCGGAGCCCTCCTTTCCCAAGTTCGTGGCGTACTTGCGGTTGGAGGAGCGCCGGATGAAGGGGGTCAAGAAGCGTGTGCAGCATcacgccctcgccgccggcaccTCCCGTGGCGCCCCACCACCGGCCGCCCCACCCGCGCCGCGCCAGCAGCTGCCGCCCCCCGCGCCTCCGGGGTACTTCCCCCTGCCCCCCGCGGCCCCCGCCCCTCCCGCTGCCCCCAGCAGCCAGGTGGCGGGCGCCGCGGCAACCGCCGCGGGGGCGGCCGCAAGCAGCAACAggcgccgggggggggggcaaCCCTCCGTGGACGTACGACACCAATCCATGGACTGGCGTCGTCCACGCGTACTCGATGCCGGTCCCTCGGGCTCCCGCTCCGGGCATCCTTGGGCCTCGTCTGGCGAGCCACCAGGCCCTCTTCGCCACGCAGAACACCGCTCCTACAGCGGCTATGGTGCCGCGCCCCCGCCCGCGCCCGCTTATGGAGCCGCGCCCGCctacggcgccgccgccgcgccggccttcGGCGCCGCACCCGCGCCGGCTTACGGCGCTGCTCCCGCGCCGGCCTACGGCGGGTTTTACCCTCCTCAGGTGCCGCCGCTGTGGGACCCGACCCTTCTCGCTGCCCTACACTCCGCCCCGTCACCGAGTTCCTACAATGGCGGTGGAgactggtacatggactcggGCACCACTGCTCACATGACTGCTCATCTCGGTAACCTCACGTCTGCAACTCTTATTCATACTCCCACTCGCATCACTGTTG TCACTAATCTAGTTTCTGTTCGTCGTCTTGCTCGTGAGAATCCTATCACTGTTGAATTTGATGATATCGGCTTTTCTGTAAAGGACGCCCGTACACGGATG CTATtgcatagtgatgtttggacgtcCCCGGTTGCGAGCAACACGGGCTATTTATACTATTTGGTGATATTGGATGATTTTACTCATTATGTGTGGACATTCCCTCTCCGTCGCAAGTCCGACGCTCTTGCCACACTCACAACCTTTTATTCATATGTCACCACACAGTTCGGTCGTCCTATTCTCGCCTTGCAAACTGACAACGGCAAGGAGTTTGACAACGTCGCCGTCCACAATCTTCTTGCGTCCCATGGCACCATTTTTTGCCTCACCTGTCCCTACACGTCACAGCAGAATGGTAGCACCGAGCGCGTCATTCGCACTCTTAATGACTGTGTCCGCACGTTGCTCTTCCACTCCTACGTGCCTCCTCGGTTCTAG